The Pseudomonas asiatica genome has a segment encoding these proteins:
- the uvrA gene encoding excinuclease ABC subunit UvrA gives MDKILIRGARTHNLKNIDLTLPRDKLIVITGLSGSGKSSLAFDTLYAEGQRRYVESLSAYARQFLSMMEKPDVDTIEGLSPAISIEQKSTSHNPRSTVGTITEIYDYLRLLYARVGTPRCPDHDIPLEAQTISQMVDLVLERPEGSKLMLLAPVVRERKGEHLAVFDELRAQGFVRARVNGKLYELDELPKLDKQKKHSIDVVVDRFKVRADLQQRLAESFETALKLADGIALVAPMDDEQGEETIFSARFACPVCGHAISELEPKLFSFNNPAGACPTCDGLGVKQFFDTKRLVNAELTLAEGAIRGWDRRNVYYFQMLGSLAAHYGFSLEEPFGQLSAEHQKVILQGSGKQSVDFKYLNDRGDIVKRSHPFEGIVPNLERRYRETESATVREELAKFLGTQPCPDCRGTRLRREARHVWVGEKTLPAVTNLPIGEASNYFGELTLTGRRGEIAAKILKEICERLQFLVNVGLDYLTLDRSADTLSGGEAQRIRLASQIGAGLVGVMYILDEPSIGLHQRDNDRLLATLNHLRDLGNTVIVVEHDEDAIRLADYVVDIGPGAGVHGGQIVAEGSPQEVMAHPDSLTGKYLSGRKKIVVPAKRTPRNKKLQLKLKGARGNNLQNVDLEVPIGLLTCVTGVSGSGKSTLINNTLFPLAATALNGASSLEAAPHASMDGLQHLDKVVDIDQSPIGRTPRSNPATYTGIFTPIRELFSGVPESRSRGYGPGRFSFNVKGGRCEACQGDGLIKVEMHFLPDIYVPCDVCKSKRYNRETLEIKYKGKNIHEVLEMTIEDAREFFDAVPALARKLQTLMDVGLSYIKLGQSATTLSGGEAQRVKLSRELSKRDTGKTLYILDEPTTGLHFADIQQLLDVLHRLRDHGNTVVVIEHNLDVIKTADWLVDLGPEGGSKGGQIIACGTPEELSTMKQSYTGHYLKPLLERDRA, from the coding sequence GTGGACAAGATCCTGATTCGTGGGGCACGTACCCACAACCTGAAGAACATCGACCTGACCCTGCCCCGGGACAAGCTGATCGTGATCACCGGCCTGTCCGGTTCCGGCAAGTCGTCCCTGGCGTTCGACACCCTGTACGCCGAAGGCCAGCGCCGCTATGTGGAATCGCTGTCGGCCTACGCCCGGCAGTTCCTGTCGATGATGGAAAAGCCCGACGTCGATACCATCGAAGGCCTGTCGCCAGCCATTTCCATCGAGCAGAAGTCGACCTCGCACAACCCCCGCTCCACGGTCGGCACCATCACCGAAATCTACGACTATCTGCGCCTGCTGTACGCCCGCGTCGGCACCCCACGCTGCCCGGATCACGATATCCCGCTGGAGGCGCAAACGATCAGCCAGATGGTCGACCTGGTGCTGGAGCGCCCGGAAGGCAGCAAGCTGATGCTGCTGGCGCCGGTGGTGCGCGAGCGCAAGGGCGAGCACCTGGCAGTGTTCGACGAGCTGCGCGCCCAAGGCTTTGTGCGCGCCCGGGTAAACGGCAAGCTCTACGAACTCGACGAACTGCCCAAGCTGGACAAGCAGAAAAAACACAGCATCGATGTGGTGGTGGACCGTTTCAAGGTCCGCGCCGACTTGCAACAGCGCCTGGCCGAGTCGTTCGAGACAGCGCTCAAGCTGGCCGACGGCATCGCCCTGGTGGCACCAATGGATGACGAGCAAGGCGAAGAGACGATCTTCTCCGCGCGTTTCGCCTGCCCGGTCTGTGGCCATGCCATCAGCGAGCTGGAGCCGAAGCTGTTCTCCTTCAACAACCCCGCTGGCGCCTGCCCTACCTGCGATGGCCTGGGGGTGAAGCAGTTCTTCGACACCAAGCGCCTGGTCAATGCCGAGCTCACCTTGGCCGAAGGCGCGATCCGCGGCTGGGACCGGCGCAACGTGTACTACTTCCAGATGCTCGGTTCGCTGGCCGCGCATTACGGCTTCAGCCTGGAGGAACCATTCGGCCAGCTTTCGGCCGAGCACCAGAAGGTGATCCTGCAGGGCAGCGGCAAGCAGAGCGTCGACTTCAAGTACCTCAACGACCGTGGCGACATCGTCAAGCGCTCGCACCCGTTCGAAGGCATCGTGCCGAACCTGGAGCGCCGCTACCGCGAGACCGAGTCGGCCACCGTGCGCGAAGAACTGGCCAAGTTCCTCGGCACCCAGCCCTGCCCGGATTGCCGCGGCACCCGCCTGCGCCGTGAGGCACGGCACGTGTGGGTGGGCGAAAAAACACTGCCGGCGGTGACCAACCTGCCTATCGGTGAAGCCAGCAACTATTTCGGCGAGCTGACCCTGACCGGTCGCCGTGGCGAGATTGCGGCGAAGATCCTCAAGGAAATCTGCGAGCGCCTGCAGTTCCTGGTCAACGTCGGTCTCGACTATCTCACCCTGGACCGCAGCGCCGATACCCTGTCCGGTGGCGAAGCGCAGCGTATCCGCCTGGCCAGCCAGATCGGCGCTGGCCTGGTGGGAGTGATGTACATCCTCGATGAGCCGTCCATCGGCCTTCATCAGCGTGACAATGACCGCCTGCTGGCCACCCTCAACCACCTGCGCGACCTGGGCAACACGGTGATCGTGGTGGAACACGACGAGGACGCCATCCGCCTGGCCGACTACGTGGTGGACATCGGCCCGGGGGCCGGCGTGCACGGTGGGCAGATCGTCGCCGAGGGCTCGCCGCAGGAGGTCATGGCCCACCCCGACTCGCTGACCGGCAAGTACCTGTCCGGGCGCAAGAAGATCGTCGTGCCGGCCAAGCGCACGCCGCGCAACAAGAAGCTGCAGCTCAAGCTCAAGGGCGCGCGTGGCAACAACCTGCAAAACGTCGACCTGGAAGTCCCGATCGGCCTGCTGACCTGCGTGACCGGGGTTTCCGGCTCCGGCAAGTCGACGCTGATCAACAACACCCTGTTCCCACTGGCCGCCACCGCCCTGAATGGCGCAAGCAGCCTGGAAGCGGCGCCGCATGCCAGCATGGATGGCCTGCAGCACCTGGACAAGGTGGTGGATATCGACCAGAGCCCGATCGGCCGCACTCCTCGCTCGAACCCGGCGACCTACACCGGCATCTTCACACCGATCCGCGAGCTGTTCTCCGGCGTGCCGGAATCGCGTTCGCGCGGCTATGGTCCGGGGCGTTTCTCGTTCAACGTCAAGGGGGGCCGTTGCGAGGCCTGCCAGGGCGATGGCCTGATCAAGGTGGAGATGCACTTCCTGCCGGACATCTACGTGCCGTGCGACGTGTGCAAGAGCAAGCGCTACAACCGCGAAACCCTGGAGATCAAGTACAAGGGCAAGAACATCCACGAGGTGCTGGAGATGACCATCGAGGATGCCCGCGAGTTCTTCGACGCAGTGCCGGCGCTGGCGCGCAAGCTGCAGACGTTGATGGATGTGGGGCTGTCGTACATCAAGCTGGGGCAGTCGGCGACCACCCTGTCGGGTGGTGAGGCCCAGCGAGTCAAGCTATCGCGCGAACTGTCCAAGCGTGACACCGGCAAGACCCTGTACATCCTCGATGAGCCGACCACGGGTCTGCACTTTGCCGATATCCAGCAGTTGCTGGACGTGCTGCATCGCCTGCGCGACCACGGCAATACCGTGGTGGTGATCGAGCACAACCTGGATGTGATCAAGACCGCGGACTGGCTGGTGGATCTGGGGCCGGAGGGTGGCTCGAAAGGTGGGCAGATCATTGCCTGCGGTACGCCAGAAGAACTGAGTACGATGAAACAGTCGTATACCGGGCACTACCTGAAACCGTTGCTGGAGCGGGATCGGGCGTAA
- a CDS encoding MFS transporter has translation MHDTHNERMSGSETRAAGGLALVFAFRMLGMFMVLPVLATYGMDLAGATPALIGLAIGAYGLTQAVLQIPFGMISDRIGRRPVIYLGLVIFALGSVLAAQADSIWGVIAGRILQGAGAISAAVMALLSDLTREQHRTKAMAMIGMSIGLSFAVAMVVGPLLTRAFGLSGLFLATAGLALVGILLIAFVVPNTHSILQHRESGVARQAIGPTLRHPDLLRLDVGIFILHAILMASFVALPLAFVERGGLPKEQHWWVYLTALFISFFAMVPFIIYGEKKRKMKRVLAGAVSVLLLVEVFFWQWADGLRGLVIGTVVFFTAFNLLEASLPSLVSKVSPAGGKGTAMGVYSTSQFLGAALGGILGGWLFQHGGLNMVFLGCAVLCAIWLVVALRMNEPPYVTSLRMPLTPEAVREAGLTERLMAVPGVTDAVVVAEEAAIYIKLDTKILDRTTLERLVNPASSACEA, from the coding sequence ATGCACGACACCCACAACGAGCGCATGAGTGGCAGCGAAACCCGCGCCGCTGGCGGCCTGGCCCTGGTCTTTGCCTTTCGTATGCTGGGCATGTTCATGGTCTTGCCGGTGCTGGCCACCTACGGGATGGACCTGGCCGGTGCCACGCCTGCGCTGATCGGCCTGGCCATTGGTGCCTATGGCCTGACGCAGGCCGTATTGCAGATCCCGTTCGGGATGATTTCCGATCGCATCGGCCGCCGGCCGGTGATTTACCTGGGGTTGGTCATCTTTGCCCTGGGTAGTGTATTGGCGGCCCAGGCCGACTCCATCTGGGGAGTGATCGCCGGGCGTATCCTGCAGGGCGCCGGGGCGATTTCCGCTGCGGTCATGGCGCTGCTGTCCGACCTCACGCGCGAGCAGCACCGGACCAAGGCCATGGCCATGATCGGCATGAGCATCGGCCTGTCGTTTGCTGTCGCCATGGTCGTTGGCCCATTGCTGACTCGTGCCTTTGGCTTGTCAGGATTGTTCCTCGCCACGGCAGGACTTGCCCTGGTAGGCATCCTGCTGATCGCCTTTGTGGTGCCCAATACCCACAGCATCCTGCAGCACCGTGAGTCGGGTGTGGCGCGCCAGGCCATCGGCCCGACCCTGCGCCATCCGGACCTTCTGCGCCTGGATGTGGGCATCTTCATTCTCCACGCCATCCTCATGGCCAGCTTCGTCGCATTGCCACTGGCCTTTGTCGAGCGCGGCGGCCTGCCGAAGGAGCAGCACTGGTGGGTGTACCTGACCGCGTTGTTCATCTCATTTTTTGCAATGGTCCCGTTCATCATCTATGGCGAAAAAAAGCGCAAGATGAAACGCGTGCTGGCCGGGGCGGTCAGTGTGTTGCTGCTGGTGGAGGTGTTCTTCTGGCAGTGGGCTGACGGTTTGCGCGGACTGGTGATCGGCACCGTGGTATTCTTTACTGCATTCAACCTGCTGGAGGCGTCGCTGCCTTCGCTGGTGAGCAAGGTGTCGCCTGCAGGTGGCAAGGGGACGGCAATGGGGGTCTACTCCACCAGCCAGTTCCTCGGCGCTGCCCTGGGAGGAATCCTCGGTGGCTGGTTGTTCCAGCACGGCGGGCTGAACATGGTGTTCCTCGGTTGTGCGGTACTGTGTGCCATCTGGTTGGTCGTCGCCTTGCGCATGAACGAGCCGCCCTATGTGACCAGCCTGCGCATGCCGCTGACGCCAGAGGCAGTCCGGGAAGCCGGCCTGACCGAGCGCCTGATGGCTGTGCCAGGTGTGACCGACGCCGTCGTGGTGGCGGAAGAAGCCGCAATCTATATCAAACTGGATACGAAAATTTTGGACCGTACGACCCTCGAGCGCCTGGTGAACCCGGCCTCTTCGGCGTGCGAAGCCTAG
- a CDS encoding single-stranded DNA-binding protein has translation MARGVNKVILVGTCGQDPEVRYLPNGNAVTNLSLATSEQWTDKQSGQKVERTEWHRVSLFGKVAEIAGEYLRKGSQCYIEGKLQTREWEKDGIKRYTTEIIVDINGTMQLLGGRPQGQQQGGDPYNQGGGNYGGGQQQYNQAPPRQQAQRPQQAPQRPAPQQPAPQPAADFDSFDDDIPF, from the coding sequence ATGGCCCGTGGGGTTAACAAAGTCATTCTGGTCGGCACCTGTGGCCAGGATCCCGAAGTCCGCTACCTGCCCAACGGTAACGCCGTGACCAACCTGAGCCTGGCTACCAGCGAGCAGTGGACCGACAAGCAGTCGGGCCAGAAGGTCGAGCGTACCGAGTGGCACCGTGTGTCGCTGTTCGGCAAGGTTGCCGAAATCGCCGGCGAATACCTGCGCAAGGGTTCGCAGTGCTACATCGAAGGCAAGCTGCAGACTCGCGAGTGGGAAAAAGACGGCATCAAGCGTTACACCACCGAGATCATCGTCGACATCAACGGCACCATGCAGCTGCTCGGCGGTCGTCCGCAGGGCCAGCAGCAGGGCGGTGACCCGTACAACCAGGGTGGCGGCAACTACGGTGGCGGCCAGCAGCAGTACAACCAGGCCCCGCCACGTCAACAGGCCCAGCGCCCGCAACAGGCCCCTCAGCGCCCGGCGCCACAGCAGCCAGCCCCGCAGCCGGCGGCTGACTTCGACAGCTTCGATGACGATATTCCGTTCTGA
- a CDS encoding PLP-dependent aminotransferase family protein: MWVPHYSDLAQPVYLMIADALEQDIGSGRLVAGERLPTLKDLAESLNVTPGTIGRAYDEAAKRGLVVGEVGRGTFVLQQRHLQSSPPAPVARPKPVAAERESGQIDLSIIKPNDAHMTDWLRGAINELAASPDLAQVLDYITDGGHATHKQAGAAWIQRWLPEARWQQVVLTSGAQHGLLVAISSLSKSDDVVLCESFCYPGIISLAHSMGRRLRGVAMDEHGLIPEALRAACLEHRPSLLVCVTTHQNPTNSIMPHARRQAIAEIAREFDLFIVDDDIYGFLEPAPDYQPLAAYAPERSVYLTSLSKSVLPALRIGYLYAPPQTLSRLSSMVRSSVWMPSPLMAQLASNLINSGMADQLVREQQEEAAARQQMAREILGKYKIRSQPNSFHIWLELPEPWTSDEFANLARNNGVTVVSGSQFLPERSHANCGVRIALMAPSRQELGFALTKLVSLLDSPEPRLFY; this comes from the coding sequence ATGTGGGTTCCTCACTACAGCGACCTGGCGCAGCCGGTCTACCTGATGATTGCCGACGCCTTGGAGCAAGACATTGGCAGTGGCCGGCTGGTGGCTGGCGAACGTTTGCCGACACTCAAGGACCTGGCCGAGTCCCTGAACGTGACCCCCGGCACCATCGGGCGCGCTTACGACGAAGCTGCCAAGCGCGGCCTGGTGGTAGGCGAAGTCGGCCGCGGCACCTTCGTGCTGCAGCAACGGCACCTGCAAAGCTCTCCTCCTGCCCCGGTCGCACGGCCGAAGCCCGTGGCCGCCGAACGTGAGAGCGGCCAGATCGACCTGTCGATCATCAAACCCAACGATGCCCACATGACCGACTGGCTGCGCGGAGCCATAAACGAGCTGGCCGCGTCACCCGACCTGGCGCAGGTACTCGACTACATCACCGATGGCGGCCATGCGACCCACAAGCAGGCCGGTGCCGCCTGGATCCAACGCTGGCTGCCCGAGGCGCGCTGGCAGCAGGTGGTGCTTACCTCAGGGGCCCAGCACGGCCTGCTTGTGGCCATCAGCAGCCTGTCGAAGAGCGACGATGTGGTGCTGTGCGAGTCGTTCTGCTACCCAGGCATCATCTCCCTGGCCCACAGCATGGGCCGCCGCCTGCGCGGCGTGGCCATGGACGAGCACGGCCTGATTCCCGAGGCATTGCGCGCGGCGTGCCTGGAGCACCGCCCTTCCCTGCTGGTGTGCGTCACCACCCACCAGAACCCGACCAACTCGATCATGCCCCACGCACGGCGCCAGGCCATCGCCGAGATCGCCCGCGAGTTCGACCTGTTCATCGTCGATGACGATATCTACGGTTTCCTTGAACCCGCACCGGATTACCAGCCACTGGCGGCGTATGCGCCCGAACGCTCGGTGTACCTCACCAGCCTGTCCAAAAGTGTGCTGCCGGCACTGCGCATCGGTTACCTGTATGCCCCACCGCAAACCCTCTCGCGGCTTTCGTCGATGGTACGCAGCAGCGTCTGGATGCCATCACCGTTGATGGCGCAACTGGCCAGCAACCTGATCAACAGCGGCATGGCCGACCAGCTGGTGCGGGAACAACAGGAGGAGGCGGCCGCGCGCCAGCAAATGGCCCGGGAGATCCTTGGCAAGTACAAGATCCGCAGCCAGCCCAACAGCTTCCACATCTGGCTGGAGTTGCCGGAGCCGTGGACCAGCGACGAATTCGCCAACCTGGCGCGTAACAACGGCGTCACGGTAGTCAGTGGCAGCCAGTTCCTGCCAGAACGCAGCCACGCCAACTGCGGCGTGCGCATCGCCCTGATGGCCCCCAGCCGCCAGGAACTGGGCTTTGCCCTGACCAAGCTGGTCAGCTTGCTGGACTCGCCGGAGCCGCGGTTGTTTTATTGA
- a CDS encoding TauD/TfdA family dioxygenase yields the protein MESAQLHQGAEPRTSLEIRLPWVTSSAWQTLLNNTPLDFETSKELYPQIKDQAQEVLGKALCQQIRGFVEDPHLTSMIVRNCPRDRDIPPTPYSGVLSPRSTPIACLVSLTMQSLMGINPVVYEGENDGRLFRHVIPSRSSSSHKSSHGSRLRFSYHVDNPDLPLSSEPLGTASCCPEYLSFFGMRCDPRISTTLVNLDAVVAALPASTVRELCLPQFEIRRPDSFTGNRRCTAELPVLARGHAGEWLCRFDSENTHGLNLRAEQALGSLRSVLETRRFDEPHLLLPGDFMIFKNQRVLHARDGFEPQNDGADRWLLRLFAVNDLNRVHFARADHLYEVLS from the coding sequence ATGGAAAGCGCACAATTGCATCAAGGGGCCGAGCCTCGGACCTCATTGGAGATCCGCCTGCCCTGGGTCACCTCCAGCGCCTGGCAAACCCTGCTGAACAACACCCCGCTCGATTTCGAGACGAGCAAAGAGCTTTACCCACAGATCAAGGATCAGGCGCAGGAAGTGCTGGGCAAGGCGCTGTGCCAGCAGATCCGCGGCTTTGTCGAAGACCCGCACCTGACCAGCATGATCGTGCGCAACTGCCCCCGCGACCGGGACATCCCGCCCACGCCCTATTCGGGCGTGCTCAGTCCGCGCAGCACACCCATTGCCTGCCTGGTCAGCCTGACCATGCAGAGCCTGATGGGGATCAACCCGGTGGTTTATGAGGGGGAGAACGATGGCCGCCTGTTCCGCCATGTCATTCCGTCGCGCAGTTCTTCCAGCCACAAGAGCTCCCATGGTTCGCGGCTGCGCTTTTCCTATCATGTGGACAACCCGGACCTACCGCTGTCTTCCGAGCCGCTTGGCACCGCTTCCTGCTGCCCGGAGTACCTGTCGTTCTTCGGGATGCGCTGTGATCCGCGCATCAGCACCACACTGGTAAACCTCGATGCAGTGGTTGCAGCGCTACCTGCATCGACCGTGCGCGAACTGTGCCTGCCGCAGTTCGAAATCCGCCGCCCGGACTCGTTTACCGGCAATCGTCGTTGTACCGCCGAGCTGCCAGTCCTTGCGCGTGGTCACGCTGGCGAATGGTTGTGTCGCTTCGACAGTGAAAACACCCACGGCCTGAATCTGCGTGCCGAGCAGGCCCTGGGCAGCCTGCGCAGTGTGCTGGAAACCCGCCGCTTCGATGAGCCGCACCTGCTGCTGCCGGGCGATTTCATGATCTTCAAGAACCAGCGCGTGCTGCATGCCCGCGATGGCTTCGAGCCACAGAACGATGGTGCCGACCGCTGGCTGTTGCGCCTGTTCGCGGTCAACGACCTGAACCGGGTGCACTTCGCCCGGGCCGATCACCTTTACGAAGTTCTCTCCTGA
- a CDS encoding sulfite exporter TauE/SafE family protein: MELLGAFWAEHWLLAILMLGAIAFVAGFVDSIAGGGGLFLVPGFLLVGMPPQVALGQEKLVSTLGTLAAIRNFLANSKMVWKVALVGVPFSLLGAYLGAHLIVSISQETVGKIILALIPFGILIFLTPKDRPVEERELSSRMLFTVVPLTCLAIGFYDGFFGPGTGSMFIIAFHYLLRMDLVSSSANSKTFNFASNIGALVAFVIAGKVVYLLALPLVACNILGNHLGSALALRKGNEVVRKALVFSMLCLFTSLGVKYLA; this comes from the coding sequence ATGGAACTGTTAGGCGCTTTCTGGGCGGAACACTGGTTGCTGGCGATCCTCATGCTCGGGGCGATTGCCTTCGTTGCCGGCTTCGTCGACAGCATTGCCGGTGGCGGTGGGCTGTTCCTGGTGCCGGGCTTTCTGCTGGTTGGCATGCCACCCCAGGTTGCCCTTGGCCAGGAAAAACTGGTCAGTACCCTCGGCACGCTGGCGGCCATCCGCAACTTCCTGGCCAACAGCAAGATGGTCTGGAAGGTAGCGCTGGTCGGCGTGCCATTCTCGCTGCTCGGTGCCTACCTGGGGGCGCACCTGATCGTGTCTATCTCCCAGGAAACCGTGGGCAAGATCATCCTGGCGCTGATCCCCTTCGGCATCCTCATCTTCCTCACCCCCAAGGACCGCCCGGTCGAGGAGCGCGAACTGTCATCGCGCATGCTGTTCACTGTGGTCCCGCTGACCTGCCTGGCCATCGGTTTCTATGACGGCTTCTTCGGCCCCGGTACCGGCAGCATGTTCATCATTGCTTTCCATTACCTGCTGCGTATGGACCTGGTCTCCAGCTCGGCCAACTCCAAAACCTTCAACTTCGCGTCCAACATCGGCGCCCTGGTGGCCTTCGTCATTGCCGGCAAGGTCGTCTACCTGCTGGCGTTGCCGCTGGTGGCCTGCAACATCCTCGGTAACCACCTGGGCAGCGCACTGGCCCTGCGCAAGGGCAACGAAGTGGTGCGCAAGGCGCTGGTGTTCTCGATGCTCTGCCTGTTCACCAGCCTGGGCGTGAAGTACCTGGCCTGA
- a CDS encoding SDR family NAD(P)-dependent oxidoreductase, protein MKTAFVTGASSGFGRAICRTLIGKGYRVIGGARRMDKLQALEAELGVNFIPLALDVTDPVSLEAAVEQIRDASLQIDLLVNNAGLALGVDRAQASSAENWQRMIDTNITGLAMVTHKILPQMVEADSGMIINIGSIAGTYPYPGGNVYGASKAFVRQFSLNLRADLAGTRVRVSNIEPGLCSGTDFSVVRLNGDLDAVQALYRDVEAILPEDIAATVAWIAEQPAHVNINTIEIMPVAQSSAALNVVRNLPLC, encoded by the coding sequence ATGAAAACCGCATTCGTAACTGGCGCCTCCTCGGGCTTTGGCCGCGCCATCTGCCGTACCTTGATCGGCAAAGGCTACCGCGTGATCGGTGGCGCCCGGCGCATGGACAAGCTGCAAGCGCTGGAGGCCGAGCTGGGCGTCAATTTCATTCCGCTGGCGCTGGACGTCACCGACCCGGTGTCGCTCGAGGCGGCGGTCGAGCAGATTCGTGATGCTTCGCTGCAGATCGACCTGCTGGTCAACAATGCCGGGCTGGCGCTGGGCGTGGACCGTGCCCAGGCCAGCAGTGCGGAAAACTGGCAGCGGATGATCGACACCAACATCACCGGCCTGGCCATGGTCACCCACAAGATCCTGCCGCAGATGGTGGAAGCCGACAGCGGCATGATCATCAACATCGGCTCGATCGCCGGCACCTACCCCTACCCGGGCGGTAACGTGTATGGCGCCAGCAAGGCCTTTGTCCGCCAGTTCAGCCTCAACCTGCGCGCCGACCTGGCGGGCACCCGCGTGCGAGTGAGCAACATCGAGCCAGGGCTGTGTTCGGGGACCGATTTCTCGGTGGTGCGCCTGAACGGTGACCTGGATGCCGTGCAGGCGCTGTATCGGGATGTGGAGGCCATCCTGCCCGAGGACATCGCGGCCACGGTGGCCTGGATTGCCGAGCAGCCGGCGCATGTGAACATCAATACCATCGAGATCATGCCGGTGGCCCAGAGCAGTGCGGCGCTGAACGTGGTGCGCAACCTTCCGCTTTGCTGA